In Thermanaerothrix sp., the DNA window TAAGGCCAAGAAAGGAAAGGGCAGGAAGGAACCACCCAGGGATGCGGCCTCGTCTCCCATTTCGTCAGGATCACCCAATACCAGGGTATCGGAGGATATCCTCTCCCGGATGTTGTCCCTTATCCCCCGGTTCATGCATATCATAAGGTCAATCCGGTCAACCGGAGCTCCCACCGGGAGATCGGACAGCCTGAACTGGGAGGAGTTGCTACCTCCCCGGACCCTTGACATGAACTCCTTGGTGGCAAAAACGTGAAACCCCTGGCGCTTGAACATCTTAGCTCCCATGACCTCAACGGTCTGGAGCCCCTGGCCGGCGGCTCCACAAATCACGATGGAAAGGTCCCGGAAGCCTTCTCGAGGTAGAGAAACCGACATCCCCACACCCCCTCCGCTTTTATCTATAACAATTTTAGTTTATACCATACTCCCTCAAAGTCAACCACCATGTGGAACCGGCTATCTAGAGATGACGAAAGCCCCGGGCAGGGCCCGGGGCAATGGGTCAAATGGTGTCCCTCTTAAGGGCTCCAAAGGCCTCCTTCACCATGAGGATCGCCAAGACCATGAGCAAGACCGACGGGACCACCAGGATGTAGTTAGGGGTGGCCAGCATGAGGTTATCCTTGATCATTATGGCAAGGGCTCCTACGGTGGTGGCCAACATGAACCACATGGGGACCATGAGGAACGAGTTGTCCTTCTTGAGGCCCTTGGCTACCCACACCGATACGGACAGCAGGGCAAGGGCGGCCACCATCTGGTTAGATGCCCCAAAGACCGGCCATATGGCGGCCCAAGCGGGCACCTCCTTGCCGTCCGCCCCGTGGATCTTCACCAGAAGCAGCACCAGGGCGCCTATGACGGTTATAAGGGTGGCGCTGTACTTATCCACCTTGTAGTTGGTGAGCTCCTGGATCTGATACCTGGTAAGCCTCGTGGCGGTGTCAAGGGAGGTCAGGATGAAGGAGTTTATGGCCAAAAGCCCAAGCGACACGCCTACCTTGGGATTGATGCCCAGAAGACCCGCGAACTTACCAAAGCCCTTGGCGTAGGTGACCACCGGCCCTCCCTGGTCCACCACGCCGCTTATCATCACGGTGCCTATGGCTATAACCGCCACCACCCCTTCAAGGAGCATGGAGCCGTAGCCCACCGCCACCGCGTCGGTCTCCTTCCGGAGCTGCTTGGACGTGGTGCCGCTGCCAACCAAGGAGTGGAAGCCTGATATGGCACCGCACGCCACAACCACGAAGAGCATGGGCCAAAGGTACTGGTTGCCCGCTGCGAAACCCTTGAAGGCAGGCAGGGTAACCGCGAAGTCCGATCCCCTTCCAAGCAGCATTCCAACGCCGCCTATGATCACAGAGAAGTAGAGGAAGTACGACGCCAAGTAGTCCCTGGGCTGCAGGAGAAGCCAAACGGGAAGGACCGAAGCGGCGAATATGTAGACCGCCAATATCCAACGCCAAGTCTCCGCGGGAAGGGAGAACAGGTCCTGAACCCACTGGGCGTCATTGCCGTACCAACAGGCGTATATGACTATGGGTACCATGATCACCGTGGACCAAAGAAGGGGCACCCTGTAGCGGTAAACCATGACCCCAAATATCATGGCCAGGAGTATGTACAGCATCCCGGAGAACGCCACCGCCGGGTCGGCGGCAAAGGAGTTCGCCGCCAGCTGAAGGAAAACGGCCACCACCAAAACCAGGGCCAGTATGGTAAAGCATAGGAACAGCACCTTGCCCCTACGGCCTATCCAACGGTCCACAACCTCTCCCACGGACTTACCATCGTGCCTCATTGAGGCAACCAGGGAGCCCATGTCGTGGGGGCCTCCCACGAACGCCGATCCCACAAGACACCATATATAGGCCGGAAGCCAGCCGAACATGGAGGACGCGGTTATGGGCCCCACTATGGGCCCCGCCCCGGCTATGGAGGAGAAATGATGCCCCAGCAACACGGACGGATGGGCAGGGCAGAAGTCCACTCCATCGCAAAGGACCACCGCAGGGGTATCCTTATTGGGGTCAAGCTCGTAAAGCTTAGCCATCCTACCACCGTAAAAGCGATAGCAAACCGCAAAAACGACAATGGCGAAAACCAAAAGCCCAAGAAGCAACTTAGTCACTCCTTTCCCATCAACAAACCACACAACGGAAGATACCTTCTTGATGCTTAATTAAACAAAAACCCAATAACGGCATCCCTCTTTCTTTTTTATTTTTTAAGCACCCCCCTTCACCTCAAAGTTCCCCGTCCACGCGGACAGGGCTATGGCGCCTAAATCCTCAAAACCTCTTGGCGCCTTGACGCCAGGCCCCAGCAGGCAGGCCTCCGCAAAACCCCTTAACCCAAAGGAAAAAGAACGAACCCTCCTCTTCCCATCCGAATTCAGGGAAGACCAAAGGAGGAATCGCTGGGTCATGACGTCGGACATGGG includes these proteins:
- a CDS encoding carbon starvation protein A, translating into MTKLLLGLLVFAIVVFAVCYRFYGGRMAKLYELDPNKDTPAVVLCDGVDFCPAHPSVLLGHHFSSIAGAGPIVGPITASSMFGWLPAYIWCLVGSAFVGGPHDMGSLVASMRHDGKSVGEVVDRWIGRRGKVLFLCFTILALVLVVAVFLQLAANSFAADPAVAFSGMLYILLAMIFGVMVYRYRVPLLWSTVIMVPIVIYACWYGNDAQWVQDLFSLPAETWRWILAVYIFAASVLPVWLLLQPRDYLASYFLYFSVIIGGVGMLLGRGSDFAVTLPAFKGFAAGNQYLWPMLFVVVACGAISGFHSLVGSGTTSKQLRKETDAVAVGYGSMLLEGVVAVIAIGTVMISGVVDQGGPVVTYAKGFGKFAGLLGINPKVGVSLGLLAINSFILTSLDTATRLTRYQIQELTNYKVDKYSATLITVIGALVLLLVKIHGADGKEVPAWAAIWPVFGASNQMVAALALLSVSVWVAKGLKKDNSFLMVPMWFMLATTVGALAIMIKDNLMLATPNYILVVPSVLLMVLAILMVKEAFGALKRDTI